In Thunnus maccoyii chromosome 3, fThuMac1.1, whole genome shotgun sequence, the following proteins share a genomic window:
- the tnfrsf1b gene encoding tumor necrosis factor receptor superfamily member 1B isoform X1: MCAVPRVQGFWRAPQRGEIKVWSVPYPVASGGKCNDSVREYVPEYSHLCCKKCPPGQRLKKPCSETEETECESCPKGQYITDWNYSEKCFSCSKCKTRKGLQPAQNCSSTANSNCVCQPGMFCIMDFIERNVQCSECQKYTECNAGFGVSVSGKANKDVECEPCPAGTFSDTVSYMDPCRPHTNCHGRAVVQTGNTTSDTVCESGASTQPQTSTSEPAYTTSSPGMRRTDMSYPTKSPSLSTETDNKLVAVITTVITVIIFLLIIIIIGPRIRKAIWNKDTARFPKVDANGNCQSGDEINQTQLTSFTVTTAEQQCLLEKVEAGNDLSQCSSNTDTLTRTDGCSSHESISPLQSTLALDNPYSALSEPMTLMSNTEPITPQPSIPTESSFQSTSPQIISPVTPSPQVNVNITFHIGNGSSKTPSVIPTDSCVMQTDPKLPFGEEEECSCIPQQEAGKQSLMSVQESTSYST, from the exons ATGTGTGCAGTGCCCCGAGTCCAAGGATTTTGGAGGGCcccacagagaggagagataaaG GTTTGGTCTGTGCCCTATCCAGTAGCGTCAGGTGGAAAGTGTAACGACTCGGTAAGAGAGTATGTGCCAGAATATTCTCACCTGTGTTGCAAGAAGTGCCCCCCTG GACAGCGACTGAAAAAGCCGTGCTCTGAAACTGAAGAGACTGAGTGTGAATCATGTCCAAAGGGCCAGTACATCACGGACTGGAACtatagtgaaaaatgcttcTCCTGTTCCAAATGCAAAACAA GAAAAGGTCTGCAGCCAGCCCAGAATTGCTCCTCTACTGCAAATTCCAACTGTGTGTGCCAGCCTGGGATGTTTTGCATCATGGATTTTATtgaaagaaatgtacaatgcaGCGAATGTCAGAAGTACACTGAATGCAATGCCGGTTTTGGAGTCTCTGTGTCAG GGAAAGCAAACAAAGATGTGGAGTGTGAACCGTGCCCTGCCGGGACGTTCTCTGACACAGTCTCCTACATGGACCCCTGTCGGCCTCATACAAA CTGTCATGGGAGGGCTGTTGTCCAAACAGGCAACACTACCTCAGACACAGTGTGTGAATCAGGGGCCAGCACACAGCCTCAGACCTCAACAAGTGAGCCTGCGTACACAACTTCAAGTCCAGGGATGAGGAGAACTGATATGTCCTACCCAACAAAAAGCCCATCCCTAAGTACAGAAACTGACAATAAACTGG TTGCAGTCATCACCACTGTGATCACTGTGATCATTTTCCTTTTGATTATCATCATTATTGGGCCGCGCATTCGTAAAGCAATCTGGAATAAAG ACACTGCAAGATTTCCCAAAGTAGATGCAAACGGAAACTGTCAAAGTGGTGATGAA ATCAATCAAACTCAGCTGACTTCATTCACAGTTACCACGGCAGAACAACAGTGTCTGCTGGAGAAAGTGGAAGCCGGCAATGACCTCAGTCAGTGTAGCAGCAATACTGACACTTTAACCAGAACAGATGGCTGCAGCAGCCACGAGTCTATCAGCCCTTTGCAATCCACCCTAGCCCTTGACAATCCTTACTCTGCTCTGTCGGAGCCCATGACCTTAATGTCCAACACTGAGCCTATCACACCGCAGCCCAGTATCCCAACAGAGTCCTCCTTTCAGTCCACAAGCCCGCAGATCATCAGCCCCGTGACCCCCAGTCCCCAAGTCAACGTCAACATCACTTTCCACATTGGAAACGGGTCTAGCAAGACACCATCCGTCATACCCACAGACTCATGCGTCATGCAGACAGACCCTAAACTCCCCtttggagaggaagaagagtgCTCATGTATCCCACAGCAAGAAGCCGGCAAGCAGTCGCTGATGTCAGTGCAGGAGAGCACTAGTTACAGTACATGA
- the tnfrsf1b gene encoding tumor necrosis factor receptor superfamily member 1B isoform X2, which yields MKDILVLLVLLNVHVTKVWSVPYPVASGGKCNDSVREYVPEYSHLCCKKCPPGQRLKKPCSETEETECESCPKGQYITDWNYSEKCFSCSKCKTRKGLQPAQNCSSTANSNCVCQPGMFCIMDFIERNVQCSECQKYTECNAGFGVSVSGKANKDVECEPCPAGTFSDTVSYMDPCRPHTNCHGRAVVQTGNTTSDTVCESGASTQPQTSTSEPAYTTSSPGMRRTDMSYPTKSPSLSTETDNKLVAVITTVITVIIFLLIIIIIGPRIRKAIWNKDTARFPKVDANGNCQSGDEINQTQLTSFTVTTAEQQCLLEKVEAGNDLSQCSSNTDTLTRTDGCSSHESISPLQSTLALDNPYSALSEPMTLMSNTEPITPQPSIPTESSFQSTSPQIISPVTPSPQVNVNITFHIGNGSSKTPSVIPTDSCVMQTDPKLPFGEEEECSCIPQQEAGKQSLMSVQESTSYST from the exons ATGAAGGACATACTGGTACTACTGGTTCTGCTGAATGTCCACGTTACCAAG GTTTGGTCTGTGCCCTATCCAGTAGCGTCAGGTGGAAAGTGTAACGACTCGGTAAGAGAGTATGTGCCAGAATATTCTCACCTGTGTTGCAAGAAGTGCCCCCCTG GACAGCGACTGAAAAAGCCGTGCTCTGAAACTGAAGAGACTGAGTGTGAATCATGTCCAAAGGGCCAGTACATCACGGACTGGAACtatagtgaaaaatgcttcTCCTGTTCCAAATGCAAAACAA GAAAAGGTCTGCAGCCAGCCCAGAATTGCTCCTCTACTGCAAATTCCAACTGTGTGTGCCAGCCTGGGATGTTTTGCATCATGGATTTTATtgaaagaaatgtacaatgcaGCGAATGTCAGAAGTACACTGAATGCAATGCCGGTTTTGGAGTCTCTGTGTCAG GGAAAGCAAACAAAGATGTGGAGTGTGAACCGTGCCCTGCCGGGACGTTCTCTGACACAGTCTCCTACATGGACCCCTGTCGGCCTCATACAAA CTGTCATGGGAGGGCTGTTGTCCAAACAGGCAACACTACCTCAGACACAGTGTGTGAATCAGGGGCCAGCACACAGCCTCAGACCTCAACAAGTGAGCCTGCGTACACAACTTCAAGTCCAGGGATGAGGAGAACTGATATGTCCTACCCAACAAAAAGCCCATCCCTAAGTACAGAAACTGACAATAAACTGG TTGCAGTCATCACCACTGTGATCACTGTGATCATTTTCCTTTTGATTATCATCATTATTGGGCCGCGCATTCGTAAAGCAATCTGGAATAAAG ACACTGCAAGATTTCCCAAAGTAGATGCAAACGGAAACTGTCAAAGTGGTGATGAA ATCAATCAAACTCAGCTGACTTCATTCACAGTTACCACGGCAGAACAACAGTGTCTGCTGGAGAAAGTGGAAGCCGGCAATGACCTCAGTCAGTGTAGCAGCAATACTGACACTTTAACCAGAACAGATGGCTGCAGCAGCCACGAGTCTATCAGCCCTTTGCAATCCACCCTAGCCCTTGACAATCCTTACTCTGCTCTGTCGGAGCCCATGACCTTAATGTCCAACACTGAGCCTATCACACCGCAGCCCAGTATCCCAACAGAGTCCTCCTTTCAGTCCACAAGCCCGCAGATCATCAGCCCCGTGACCCCCAGTCCCCAAGTCAACGTCAACATCACTTTCCACATTGGAAACGGGTCTAGCAAGACACCATCCGTCATACCCACAGACTCATGCGTCATGCAGACAGACCCTAAACTCCCCtttggagaggaagaagagtgCTCATGTATCCCACAGCAAGAAGCCGGCAAGCAGTCGCTGATGTCAGTGCAGGAGAGCACTAGTTACAGTACATGA
- the LOC121893937 gene encoding migration and invasion-inhibitory protein isoform X1, protein MLETCLNHKRPQSFVCFTLCLLAQQTKKLERPGGCCSQSRKREREDEAKEVLTLTNGDPGTVRAALAKSTVRFADPRGRQTGFQATISTPSLTFKHRGGTAEHTAEYSSHRDCSGQTRVHCVRLQDTRPFSTKSCLVNHSKEQREASSRVTFQSDECEEIPASDRHHLQPLLGYDWIAGVLDVEDSLIERSDEFFNDLCTFRSLNKDECVHSPQAEFSEENHSVLPLLKDKDSPEANTDTHQCTFSYRINSRLFPVPLHSEECCPVCKKHKSSHLHTTADPALIRVSIPRSTLLPPYRYKAHRRCSFDPSDSLGLPSHCLSGWSNTVQSTLSPPTSLDLRSSLNMKNKDLEDLSAPKVSRNQHPDQIPDVSRLARHNFQHSSLRRKLRSTSHPVC, encoded by the exons ATGCTGGAGACGTGTTTAAATCACAAAAGACCCCAAAGTTTTGTCTGTTTCACCCTCTGTTTG TTGGCGCAGCAGACAAAGAAGCTGGAGCGTCCGGGCGGCTGCTGCAGTCAGAGCcgcaagagggagagagaggacgaGGCTAAGGAGGTGTTGACCCTGACTAACGGAGACCCCGGTACTGTCAGGGCCGCCCTAGCCAAATCCACCGTGAGGTTTGCGG aTCCACGTGGGAGACAAACAGGCTTCCAGGCAACTATTTCAACACCATCTTTGACATTCAAACACAGAGGAGGAACTGCTGAACATACAGCAGAGTATTCGTCACACAGAGACTGCAGCGGACAAACCCGAGTCCACTGTGTCAGGCTACAAGACACAAGGCCATTCAGCACAAAGTCCTGCCTAGTAAATCACAGCAAAGAACAG agAGAGGCGTCGAGTCGAGTAACATTTCAGTCTGATGAATGTGAAGAGATACCTGCCTCAGACAGACATCATTTGCAGCCTTTACTTGGATATGACTGGATAGCAG GAGTCCTGGATGTGGAAGACTCCTTGATAGAGCGCTCTGACGAGTTCTTCAATGATCTGTGCACGTTTCGATCACTCAATAAAGACGAATGTGTCCACAGCCCACAAGCAGA ATTTTCTGAGGAGAATCATTCAGTCTTGCCGTTGTTAAAAGACAAGGATAGCCCAGAGGCTAACACGGACACTCATCAGT GTACGTTCTCTTACAGGATTAACAGCAGACTGTTCCCAGTCCCGCTTCACTCTGAGGAGTGCTGTCCTGTGTGCAAAAAACATAAATCCTCCCACCTTCACACTACAGCTGACCCAGCTCTCATCAG GGTTAGCATCCCTCGCTCCACCCTCTTGCCACCTTACAGGTACAAAGCTCACCGGCGATGCAGCTTTGATCCTTCTGATAGTTTGGGGTTACCATCG CACTGTCTGTCAGGGTGGTCGAACACAGTTCAGAGCACCCTGTCGCCACCCACCAGCCTTGATCTGCGGAGCAGTCTGAATATGAAAAACAAGGACCTGGAG GATCTCTCTGCACCCAAAGTGTCCAGAAACCAGCACCCTGACCAGATCCCAGATGTGTCTCGTTTGGCTCGTCACAACTTTCAACACTCCTCACTCAGAAGAAAACTGAGAAGCACATCTCACCCTGTGTGCTGA
- the LOC121893937 gene encoding migration and invasion-inhibitory protein isoform X3 produces MLETCLNHKRPQSFVCFTLCLLAQQTKKLERPGGCCSQSRKREREDEAKEVLTLTNGDPDPRGRQTGFQATISTPSLTFKHRGGTAEHTAEYSSHRDCSGQTRVHCVRLQDTRPFSTKSCLVNHSKEQREASSRVTFQSDECEEIPASDRHHLQPLLGYDWIAGVLDVEDSLIERSDEFFNDLCTFRSLNKDECVHSPQAEFSEENHSVLPLLKDKDSPEANTDTHQCTFSYRINSRLFPVPLHSEECCPVCKKHKSSHLHTTADPALIRVSIPRSTLLPPYRYKAHRRCSFDPSDSLGLPSHCLSGWSNTVQSTLSPPTSLDLRSSLNMKNKDLEDLSAPKVSRNQHPDQIPDVSRLARHNFQHSSLRRKLRSTSHPVC; encoded by the exons ATGCTGGAGACGTGTTTAAATCACAAAAGACCCCAAAGTTTTGTCTGTTTCACCCTCTGTTTG TTGGCGCAGCAGACAAAGAAGCTGGAGCGTCCGGGCGGCTGCTGCAGTCAGAGCcgcaagagggagagagaggacgaGGCTAAGGAGGTGTTGACCCTGACTAACGGAGACCCCG aTCCACGTGGGAGACAAACAGGCTTCCAGGCAACTATTTCAACACCATCTTTGACATTCAAACACAGAGGAGGAACTGCTGAACATACAGCAGAGTATTCGTCACACAGAGACTGCAGCGGACAAACCCGAGTCCACTGTGTCAGGCTACAAGACACAAGGCCATTCAGCACAAAGTCCTGCCTAGTAAATCACAGCAAAGAACAG agAGAGGCGTCGAGTCGAGTAACATTTCAGTCTGATGAATGTGAAGAGATACCTGCCTCAGACAGACATCATTTGCAGCCTTTACTTGGATATGACTGGATAGCAG GAGTCCTGGATGTGGAAGACTCCTTGATAGAGCGCTCTGACGAGTTCTTCAATGATCTGTGCACGTTTCGATCACTCAATAAAGACGAATGTGTCCACAGCCCACAAGCAGA ATTTTCTGAGGAGAATCATTCAGTCTTGCCGTTGTTAAAAGACAAGGATAGCCCAGAGGCTAACACGGACACTCATCAGT GTACGTTCTCTTACAGGATTAACAGCAGACTGTTCCCAGTCCCGCTTCACTCTGAGGAGTGCTGTCCTGTGTGCAAAAAACATAAATCCTCCCACCTTCACACTACAGCTGACCCAGCTCTCATCAG GGTTAGCATCCCTCGCTCCACCCTCTTGCCACCTTACAGGTACAAAGCTCACCGGCGATGCAGCTTTGATCCTTCTGATAGTTTGGGGTTACCATCG CACTGTCTGTCAGGGTGGTCGAACACAGTTCAGAGCACCCTGTCGCCACCCACCAGCCTTGATCTGCGGAGCAGTCTGAATATGAAAAACAAGGACCTGGAG GATCTCTCTGCACCCAAAGTGTCCAGAAACCAGCACCCTGACCAGATCCCAGATGTGTCTCGTTTGGCTCGTCACAACTTTCAACACTCCTCACTCAGAAGAAAACTGAGAAGCACATCTCACCCTGTGTGCTGA
- the LOC121893937 gene encoding migration and invasion-inhibitory protein isoform X2 yields MLSTDRLDVLRERNRDLLIQLAQQTKKLERPGGCCSQSRKREREDEAKEVLTLTNGDPGTVRAALAKSTVRFADPRGRQTGFQATISTPSLTFKHRGGTAEHTAEYSSHRDCSGQTRVHCVRLQDTRPFSTKSCLVNHSKEQREASSRVTFQSDECEEIPASDRHHLQPLLGYDWIAGVLDVEDSLIERSDEFFNDLCTFRSLNKDECVHSPQAEFSEENHSVLPLLKDKDSPEANTDTHQCTFSYRINSRLFPVPLHSEECCPVCKKHKSSHLHTTADPALIRVSIPRSTLLPPYRYKAHRRCSFDPSDSLGLPSHCLSGWSNTVQSTLSPPTSLDLRSSLNMKNKDLEDLSAPKVSRNQHPDQIPDVSRLARHNFQHSSLRRKLRSTSHPVC; encoded by the exons atgttatcgACAGACCGATTGGACGTTTTGCGAGAGCGTAACAGAGATTTATTGATCCAGTTGGCGCAGCAGACAAAGAAGCTGGAGCGTCCGGGCGGCTGCTGCAGTCAGAGCcgcaagagggagagagaggacgaGGCTAAGGAGGTGTTGACCCTGACTAACGGAGACCCCGGTACTGTCAGGGCCGCCCTAGCCAAATCCACCGTGAGGTTTGCGG aTCCACGTGGGAGACAAACAGGCTTCCAGGCAACTATTTCAACACCATCTTTGACATTCAAACACAGAGGAGGAACTGCTGAACATACAGCAGAGTATTCGTCACACAGAGACTGCAGCGGACAAACCCGAGTCCACTGTGTCAGGCTACAAGACACAAGGCCATTCAGCACAAAGTCCTGCCTAGTAAATCACAGCAAAGAACAG agAGAGGCGTCGAGTCGAGTAACATTTCAGTCTGATGAATGTGAAGAGATACCTGCCTCAGACAGACATCATTTGCAGCCTTTACTTGGATATGACTGGATAGCAG GAGTCCTGGATGTGGAAGACTCCTTGATAGAGCGCTCTGACGAGTTCTTCAATGATCTGTGCACGTTTCGATCACTCAATAAAGACGAATGTGTCCACAGCCCACAAGCAGA ATTTTCTGAGGAGAATCATTCAGTCTTGCCGTTGTTAAAAGACAAGGATAGCCCAGAGGCTAACACGGACACTCATCAGT GTACGTTCTCTTACAGGATTAACAGCAGACTGTTCCCAGTCCCGCTTCACTCTGAGGAGTGCTGTCCTGTGTGCAAAAAACATAAATCCTCCCACCTTCACACTACAGCTGACCCAGCTCTCATCAG GGTTAGCATCCCTCGCTCCACCCTCTTGCCACCTTACAGGTACAAAGCTCACCGGCGATGCAGCTTTGATCCTTCTGATAGTTTGGGGTTACCATCG CACTGTCTGTCAGGGTGGTCGAACACAGTTCAGAGCACCCTGTCGCCACCCACCAGCCTTGATCTGCGGAGCAGTCTGAATATGAAAAACAAGGACCTGGAG GATCTCTCTGCACCCAAAGTGTCCAGAAACCAGCACCCTGACCAGATCCCAGATGTGTCTCGTTTGGCTCGTCACAACTTTCAACACTCCTCACTCAGAAGAAAACTGAGAAGCACATCTCACCCTGTGTGCTGA